GGGAGACGCCGTCGAGGCGCAGCGACGCGGCGACGTCCAGCCCGGGCAGCCACTGCCACGACGCGACGACGGCGCCGCCGCGCAGGACCGGCGGGGCGAGGGCCACGACGACGGCGGCGCACGCGGCCGTGCCGCCGGCGAGGACGTAGGCCGCCTCGCGGCCGAGGGCGCGGCCGAGGAGGGGCGCGGCGGCCGCCAGCACGAGCAGGCCCCCCAGCACGACGACGAGCGCCATCAGGCGTCCTCGGGCGGCGGGGTCGGCAGGGCGGTCACGGCGGCGGGCTCCGTCTGGTCTCGGCGGGGCAGCCGCCCGCGGACGCGGCGGCCGGGCGCAGCGTGGCAGCGGGCGTCGACGGCGGCATCCCGACGGGCGCCCCGGTGCCCGCTACGGCCGGAGACGTCCGTCACGTCCCCCTCCCGCCGGCCCCCTTCTCGCCGCCTCCCTCTCCCGACGTGCGACCTCGTGGGGCGCGGCGACGACGAGAGCGCCCGACGAGGTCGCACGTCGGGAAGGGCAGGGGGAGAGGGAGGGGCGGGGGATCCGATGGGGGTCAGGCGGTGGGGAGGGACCAGTCGACGGGGGCGGCGCCCTGGGCGGCGAGGGCGGCGTCGACGGCGGTGAAGGGCCGCGAGCCGAGGAAGCCGCGGCGGGCCGAGAGCGGGCTGGGGTGGGCGCTCTCGACGACGGCCGTCGTGCCCAGCACGGGACGCAGCGTCTGCGCGTCCTTGCCCCACAGCACCGCCACGAGCGGACCGCCGCGGGCCACGAGGAGCCGGACCAGCTCCTCGGTGACCGCCTCCCAGCCCCGACGGCGGTGCGAGCCGGCGTCGCCCGCCCCCACGGTGAGGACGCGGTTGAGCAGGAGGACGCCACGGTCCGCCCACGGGGAGAGGTCGCCCGTCGCGGCGGGGGGCAGGCCGGTGTCGGCGTCGCGCTCGGCGAGGAGGTTCCGCAGCGACGGGGGCAGCGGCCGGACGGTCGGCTCGACGGCGAAGGACAGGCCGACCG
This genomic interval from Pseudokineococcus lusitanus contains the following:
- a CDS encoding uracil-DNA glycosylase; this encodes MEPLPLDLPGTPAAPAPGGPDGAAGPDPEVAAAAAAAGVTTDGVAAGWWPALHAARPALLRALAATAADVAAGREVLPRGDRVLRALGQPPEDVRVLVVGQDPYPTPGHAVGLSFAVEPTVRPLPPSLRNLLAERDADTGLPPAATGDLSPWADRGVLLLNRVLTVGAGDAGSHRRRGWEAVTEELVRLLVARGGPLVAVLWGKDAQTLRPVLGTTAVVESAHPSPLSARRGFLGSRPFTAVDAALAAQGAAPVDWSLPTA